A stretch of Streptosporangiales bacterium DNA encodes these proteins:
- a CDS encoding helix-turn-helix domain-containing protein, which translates to MQPVVRALAVLRSLAPTPNGLTLAQLAGSLDVPVGSMHRLLAVLEREEFVTRSPSNRRYFLGPGARQLAEESSRMNALLVTPHPALTGAADASGETVFLTELVGDRAVCVSLVESVHALRMFVRIGQDLPLHAAAAARTLLAYATEDHVRRLLGSRPLHAYTDDTLTDVDAVVGHLAVVRERGYDVCDDELDRGVWAVSMPVRTSTGRVAASVTLAAPAYRVADVAERDRMRGLVRDAADAMSADLGHLSGRQEKRATTSAVRPRSSSS; encoded by the coding sequence ATGCAGCCGGTCGTACGCGCGCTCGCGGTCCTGCGGTCGCTCGCGCCGACGCCGAACGGCCTGACGCTCGCGCAGCTCGCGGGCTCGCTCGACGTCCCGGTGGGCAGCATGCACCGCCTCCTCGCGGTGCTCGAGCGCGAGGAGTTCGTGACCAGGTCACCGTCCAACAGGCGCTACTTCCTCGGGCCGGGTGCGCGCCAGCTGGCGGAGGAGAGCTCCCGCATGAACGCGCTGCTGGTCACGCCGCATCCCGCCCTGACCGGTGCCGCCGACGCGAGCGGCGAGACGGTGTTCCTCACCGAGCTGGTGGGAGACCGGGCGGTGTGCGTGTCGCTCGTCGAGTCCGTGCACGCGCTGCGGATGTTCGTGCGCATCGGCCAGGACCTGCCGCTGCACGCCGCCGCCGCGGCCAGGACCCTGCTCGCGTACGCGACCGAGGACCACGTGCGGCGGCTGCTGGGGTCGCGCCCACTCCACGCGTACACCGACGACACGCTCACCGACGTCGACGCCGTCGTCGGGCATCTCGCCGTGGTCAGGGAGCGTGGGTACGACGTGTGCGACGACGAGCTCGACCGAGGTGTCTGGGCCGTGTCGATGCCCGTCCGCACCTCTACGGGACGGGTGGCCGCGTCGGTGACGCTCGCCGCGCCCGCCTACCGGGTCGCCGACGTGGCCGAGCGCGACCGGATGCGCGGCCTCGTCCGCGACGCGGCCGACGCGATGTCGGCCGACCTCGGCCACCTGTCGGGTCGTCAGGAGAAGCGAGCCACGACCTCTGCCGTACGGCCGAGGAGCTCGTCGTCGTAG
- a CDS encoding TIGR03560 family F420-dependent LLM class oxidoreductase — MATRFGIFVPQGWRMDLAEIADPVEQFDAMVGVAKAADAGPWDSIWLYDHFHTTPQPTRNTVFECWTSTAALVRETSRVNVGQMVGCNGYRNPALYAKTASTVDVAAGGRLYAGIGAGWYEHEWKAYGYEWPELKDRMGAFREAVEIIYRMWTEDDVVYDGKYYSVDKPFNEPKGARDPHPSLWIGGGGERVTLRLVAKYGDAANIGAGNPETIREKAAILRRHCDDVGRDYDEIIKSTNFNVFPVAGGADPEKASTKARGSADYDTFTGRYPGLVVDTTDEIAGRVEKALEAGADYVNFYVPGLAYDDELLGRTAEVVARFS, encoded by the coding sequence ATGGCGACACGATTCGGCATCTTCGTTCCGCAGGGCTGGCGGATGGACCTCGCGGAGATCGCGGACCCGGTCGAGCAGTTCGACGCGATGGTCGGCGTCGCCAAGGCCGCCGACGCGGGGCCGTGGGACTCGATCTGGCTCTACGACCACTTCCACACCACCCCCCAGCCGACGCGGAACACCGTCTTCGAGTGCTGGACGTCGACCGCCGCGCTCGTGCGCGAGACGAGCCGGGTCAACGTCGGCCAGATGGTCGGCTGCAACGGGTACCGCAACCCCGCGCTCTACGCCAAGACGGCGTCGACCGTCGACGTCGCGGCGGGCGGGCGGCTCTATGCCGGCATCGGCGCCGGCTGGTACGAGCACGAGTGGAAGGCGTACGGGTACGAGTGGCCCGAGCTGAAGGACCGCATGGGCGCGTTCCGCGAGGCCGTCGAGATCATCTACCGGATGTGGACCGAGGACGACGTCGTCTACGACGGGAAGTACTACTCGGTCGACAAGCCGTTCAACGAGCCGAAGGGCGCGCGCGACCCGCACCCGTCGCTGTGGATCGGCGGCGGCGGCGAGCGCGTCACGCTGAGGCTCGTGGCGAAGTACGGGGACGCCGCGAACATCGGCGCCGGGAACCCCGAGACCATCAGGGAGAAGGCCGCGATCCTCCGCAGGCACTGCGACGACGTCGGCCGTGACTACGACGAGATCATCAAGTCGACCAACTTCAACGTGTTCCCCGTGGCGGGCGGCGCCGACCCGGAGAAGGCGTCGACGAAGGCACGCGGCAGCGCCGACTACGACACCTTCACCGGCAGGTACCCGGGGCTCGTCGTCGACACGACCGACGAGATCGCCGGCCGGGTCGAGAAGGCACTCGAGGCCGGCGCCGACTACGTCAACTTCTACGTGCCCGGACTCGCCTACGACGACGAGCTCCTCGGCCGTACGGCAGAGGTCGTGGCTCGCTTCTCCTGA